The Bacteroidota bacterium genome includes the window TATTCTTACCCAAATGCCCGAAGCCACCATTGTTGACATCACTCATCTTGTTCCTCCGTTCAACATTCATCACGCTGCCTATATTTTGAAAAATGCTTATCCGAATTTTCCGAAAGGCACTGTTCATATTCTTGGAGTGAATGCGGAATCATCTCCTGAACAGAAACATCTTGCCATGTATTGCGATGGTCATTATTTCATTGGCGCTGATAACGGAGCTTTCTCCATCCTGTTTGAAAAAGTTCCTGACAAAATTGTTGACCTGAGCAACCTACGGCAGGATACCGAACTGCTGACCTTTCCTGTGCGCGATGTGTTTGTGAAAGCTGCCTGCCACATTGCGCGCGGTGGCACGCTGGAGATTCTTGGCGCTGAGCAATCTGTTTTTTCTAAGGTTGATTTGTTTAAGCCCACGCTTGAGAACAATACTATTCAGGCAGTGATAACCTATATTGATTCATACGGAAATGCGGTGTTGAATATTACCCGCCCGTTTTTTAACGAAACAGTAAAAGGAAGAAAGTTTGCAATTGAATTTCCTCCCGGAGAAGAAATCACTTCCATTTCTCTAACCTACAGTGATGTGCCGAAGGGAGAAATTTCAGCGCTCTTCAACAGCGCAGGTTATCTCGAACTCTCCATGAATCAGGGAAAAATTTCTGAAATGTATGGGTCTGGGATTAACAATATTATCACCATTAGAATTGAAGAATAGTATAGACATCTTTTCCTAATTGGATGAAAACAAAGTAAAATGAAAAAATTGCCACTAAGACACCAAGTCACGAAGAATACACACAAATACTTTCGTGAAATTTTGTGCTTTTGTGCTTTTGTGGCGAGAAATTTAATTAGGAAAGATGTCCTATGAAAAAATATTTATTGTTACTCTTTGTATTCCTTTTATTTTCATTGAGCAAAATATTTTCACAAACTGTTTATGTTAATCAAAGCGGAAACCATTATCACACCAGAGCATGCAAATTATATACAAAGAATTTTGAAGCTGTGCCATTATGGAAAGCAAGGGATGTTTACCAAAAAAAACCCTGTGAGAAATGCCATCCTCCAACCAAAGATATTAAATCAGTACCGAAAAAAAAGTCTGGCAAGACAAAACCCAAGCAAACTACCCCAGTGAAAAAGTGAGTCTTCAACCTAACCTTGATAAACAGCCGACTGTGTTTTTGTTGGGAAGATAATTGGCACGAAGGAATGTCTTTGTGCTTATTGCGAAGCAAAAAATCATTTGTTTAATTTATATAGCCGTAACCTTGTTGATTTAATCGTAAATTGTTTTCATTATTATCTACCAATTTCTTTCCTTGTAATATATGATTCGGTATAAGATTTCCAACAAATTCCCATCTGCGCTTTGTGTTTTCATTTGTGCGTGATGACATTGTAGCTCCCGCTGGAAACCAAGCTTCTATTTTGTAAACATTAATAACCACACTATCATATATTGCTAAAGCAGTTGGGTATTCTAATTTACCTGCTTTCTGAGTGCGCGTATCCTTTGACACGTTTGACCAAAATTGCCTTGTACAATCATATAATTGAGTTTCATTTTTTGTTGGTGAAAAAGTTTCATTAATAGAAAAATACATGTATTTTTCTTTGATGTCTTTTACACAAATTGGCTTTGAGCCATAAAGTCTTTCAATTTCATTAACAGATAATCTTCCTTTCTCTATCCCATGCCCCCTAACACTATTTGTTAGGTTTTCTATTCCTACCGTATCAATAATTGACGCTTCAACTTCGAGTG containing:
- a CDS encoding SAM-dependent chlorinase/fluorinase, yielding MPVITLTTDLGINDHYVGSLKGTILTQMPEATIVDITHLVPPFNIHHAAYILKNAYPNFPKGTVHILGVNAESSPEQKHLAMYCDGHYFIGADNGAFSILFEKVPDKIVDLSNLRQDTELLTFPVRDVFVKAACHIARGGTLEILGAEQSVFSKVDLFKPTLENNTIQAVITYIDSYGNAVLNITRPFFNETVKGRKFAIEFPPGEEITSISLTYSDVPKGEISALFNSAGYLELSMNQGKISEMYGSGINNIITIRIEE